A window from Culex pipiens pallens isolate TS chromosome 3, TS_CPP_V2, whole genome shotgun sequence encodes these proteins:
- the LOC120422601 gene encoding fibrinogen-like protein 1 has product MFRPAELVLIMAGLTLACATIEVSDLRQLPSADLNSGLGYELLLTAIEAMQQDIMDTRAQVREQRQLLEGLRGEIDRKQQSVESKVQVLLKRSLVELNQKIQTSLRNDSASAEQMQLRIEQFENRTEQTLSQHKQSFKQELEDLDKRMQQSITKLQSIAPSAPIERASFRSSTSNRTTPADNRVYGSCQETQSRGIVNIRPPKSGLPSFKVLCEQNNWGGWILIHYRFDGSVNFDRNWSDYSNGFGRLDLEFWLGLEKMHRLTSSDSYELLIVMRRKDGSDSYAHYQRIVVGSSAEKYKLQLSGFYRGSVLDSMASSNGMAFSTPDADNDQAPDANCAQGYSSGWWFNQCFNANLNGLYSPGKLDDAMQWNGFGDKEGLLGAAMMIRPSPTVNLDVPMMPDGGSSSSGYFFSQTSFSRSSSRNRFP; this is encoded by the exons ATGTTCCGCCCAGCAGAGCTCGTTTTGATTATGGCGGGATTGACGCTTGCTTGCGCCACGATTGAAGTGAGTGACTTGAGGCAGCTTCCGTCGGCCGATTTAAACTCCGGCCTTGGCTACGAGCTGCTCCTCACGGCCATCGAAGCCATGCAGCAGGACATCATGGACACACGGGCGCAAGTTCGGGAGCAGCGCCAGCTGTTGGAGGGCTTGAGGGGTGAGATCGATCGGAAGCAGCAGTCCGTGGAGAGTAAAGTGCAGGTGCTGTTGAAGCGGAGTTTGGTCGAACTGAACCAGAAGATTCA gacATCACTTCGTAATGATTCAGCATCAGCGGAACAGATGCAGCTGCGGATAGAGCAATTTGAAAATCGTACGGAACAAACACTCAGTCAGCATAAACAGAGTTTCAAGCAAGAGCTGGAAGACCTGGATAAGCGAATGCAACAAAGCATCACTAAGCTACAAAGCATTGC ccCTTCAGCTCCAATTGAGCGAGCTTCGTTTAGATCATCAACATCAAACAGAACTACACCAGCTGATAACAGAGTGTACGGCTCCTGCCAAGAAACACAATCCCGTGGAATCGTGAATATTAGGCCACCAAAGTCAGGACTTCCATCATTCAAGGTACTTTGCGAGCAAAACAATTGGGGAGGTTGGATTTTGATCCATTACCGTTTCGATGGTTCCGTCAACTTTGACCGTAACTGGTCCGACTATAGTAACGGATTCGGCAGACTCGACTTGGAATTCTGGCTAGGATTGGAGAAAATGCACCGTCTTACGTCATCCGATAGCTACGAACTGTTGATAGTCATGAGACGGAAGGATGGCAGCGATTCTTACGCGCACTATCAGCGGATCGTCGTCGGTAGTAGCGCTGAAAAGTACAAACTCCAACTGTCCGGTTTTTACCGAGGATCCGTACTCGACAGCATGGCATCCAGCAATGGGATGGCGTTTTCTACCCCGGATGCCGACAACGACCAAGCTCCAGATGCAAACTGCGCTCAAGGTTACTCCAGTGGTTGGTGGTTCAACCAGTGCTTCAACGC CAATCTCAACGGATTGTACAGTCCAGGAAAGCTCGATGACGCGATGCAGTGGAACGGCTTCGGTGACAAGGAGGGTCTGTTGGGAGCAGCGATGATGATTCGTCCAAGTCCAACCGTGAACCTGGATGTACCGATGATGCCCGATGGTGGTTCTTCAAGCTCCGGGTACTTTTTCTCACAGACCTCGTTTTCTAGGTCATCGTCGCGAAATCGGTTCCCATGA